Below is a window of Drosophila miranda strain MSH22 chromosome 3, D.miranda_PacBio2.1, whole genome shotgun sequence DNA.
CACACTTTCTATAGGTTTTCCTTCGATTTCCCTcgcccgctgctgctgcggcaaGTTTTGGCAAATTAATTTCCAGCGGCGGCGAAACTTTTGCACAAAACTTGCGAAACTTTTTAACCCGCCACAAGCACCgcaagcagcggcagcggccaTAGCCAGAGTCATCTTAACGCTTTTACAGTTTTCCGACCTGTTTGCACGAAATTTAAATGGCCAAAAGCACCAACGGGGCGCCATTCCAGCGAGAGGGCTGAACCGCTTCCTGTTTGCCCTGAAAGTGCGGTTTTTGCTGCCTACCTTTTTACTTTTCAGCCTGCCACCCTCTGGCCTTGTTTCAATTGAAATATCTGCCCCCTAAAGAGGCACGCAGGCAGTGAACGGGGGATTGGGCCTGGGTTTGGGTTGTTTGCACAATTTGATAGATTGCTTAATAAGCTTAATTGATTCGCATTCGCGCTACAATTCTGAATTAATCAAGTTAAAATTTGACTCCCAGTAACTCAGCACTCCCCAGTGCCTTACCCAATCATCCGCATTGGGGCTCGGAAAAATCAACATTTTTAAGGTCTAATTGCCTGCTTGGCGAAAAGCACCGAAAAATACACAATATTAACAAGAGAGTAGGCCGTTGTTGGAGGGTTACGACAAGGAGATACCTTGGAATTTCTGGAGGGTAGCAGAATTGTGGGAGAATGTGGGATAATCGATACATAATGATACATCATACGGATAGTACCACTAAATAGTTCCATTAAAAACACATTTACAGAAGAGACTTGaatcgtacatatgtatgacgTACCCATAACTTATCAATTTAGACATTCGGTCGtaaaacccaaaaaaaaagtgCAATTAAATACAATTACCAGAAATTCGAATTTCATCCAAATATGCATCAACAAATTCATAAAAACCGGTCGATCCTCAAAACACCATGACACGAGATTTGAATATCTAGAGATTACATATGTTGGAAACATTTAAGTAAAAAAAACTTTGTTTTTGCAAATTCCACATTTTTGAATTTGTAAATCGAAATGAAAATATGAACTTTTTTAGGGTTTTTTCTCCGTGTGTAGGCGTAGCAGTTATAGTGTAGTATTTTCAGGAATATTATCCATTTTCTAGTCTCTATTGGCTGTTACATACCTCAACCACAGGCTCAATATACCCCGAAAACACAGCAGATATTTCTGAAGTACAGACAAACAAAGTAGCAGATGGGTGGATAGCGTAGGGTGAGGGGCATGGGATTTTCTACAACTTAAATGGCCGTCTAATTTGTGGGGCTTACACAATAATTACACCTTTGGCTGGGGATTCGAGGGATTCGGGAAGCAAGGGCCACTTTCGTGTGTCTGGGCCCGGGCGATGGCGATTCAAAGTAATTGGCTTTGAGAGCATCAGCTGCCATGGCATCCGCTAATTCTCACTCCTTTTGGGTTTATCGTTTGCTAACGAGAGATGATTCCTGGTTTATCCCCACACAGATATCCCCGTTGTGAGCCTGGAGCTGGGCACCAACTCTCTGAATGCTACGCTGCGCGAGGGCATCGATGTCTTCTTCGAGTGCAACATCAAGTCGAATCCGTGGATCTACAAAGTCAGTTGGCGGCACAATGTAAGTGGAAATGAGGGAGATATCCGATTTCGCCAATAAGTAGATGGAATAATGGTATTTCTCAAGTGCTGTTGCGACTACAACATGAACATGCTTTGAACAgtaatttttaaataaaaataaataaatcgaATAAAAAGAGGAAATAAACTCTTCGGTTCATTCACTGAATAATCATctgcggaaaacttttccttttttgttgctgccttAAACACCATATTATTATTGTAATTCTCATTATATTTCCCCCATAAATTACCTTCTGCTGGGGGCTGGATCTGTAATTGTTGCATatttcaggtgtgccacaaaAATTGAATTCTAAAACGAAAATTGAATGCCACCCACACCGGCACATATAGAATTTGTTACTGAATTATCCCCCGCACTTGGGAAATTTATGCAGCCGGATGCCTAATTTATTCCGGCTTCCTCAATCAGCCGCacggccactgccactgccgttGCCAAGGGCATGCATCGTTCAACCGTTCAATGTTCAACGTATGCGGGGTGCCACATAAAAGTGTTATTAGCCTgagaaattaaatttatttcaatTCCCGGCAGTTATCCGTAAATTGAATTTCGATTTCACATTTTGCACATTTTCAATTTGCGCTTTCCATTATCCCGACTAAAATTTCCCCTCGCTTTTTGCCTTCGTTTCTCCCGCAGGGTGCCATCCTAGCCAACAATCCCGCCGAAGGCATCGCCGTGTCCAACCAGAGTTTGGTGCTGCAGAACGCCAGCCGGGCCCGTAGCGGCATCTACACCTGTGTGGGGAGCAACCGGGAGGGCGACGGCGAGAGCAATTCCGTCCAGCTGGACATACGATGTGAGTAGTCGTAGTCCCTGAAGGACTGGAGTGAATTAATTAAAGGCCCGAACAAAGTGTTAATTTGCATAACATCTTAATCAAAAAGGAATTGCCATTTTTGTGATTGCAATTTGTATCAAACACGTTGCACAATGCAATTACATCACAGTCGAGGGACTTGTCTGACTTATCCTATATCTTTTTGCCTGTCAGGGACGACAAATTGCATCggataaataaaataaatcaattaAATGGCATACCAGTTGTCCGCAGTTGGCCAGAATGTTGTTGTTGAAACAATtcctttaaatatttaatgccATCCCAGAAGCAAAAGCAGAATCAACTTCTGGATCTCTCTGGTTGCAGCCGTCGAATGTTTTGCTTTAATTATGCAAATTTCTTGCCAATTCAATTTCATCTTTCGATTCCTGTACCTTTTGCAGTTGCACCTGTCTGCCGTGGCGGCCAGAGGACAACTTACAGCTCCGGGCGCCACGAGACGGTGAAGGTGGCCTGCGAGATCGATGCCAATCCCATGGAGGCCACCTACGTGTGGAAGTTTAATGCCAGCCAGGGCGAAACCGTGGACATACCCGCCTCCCAGGTGGCCGTGGACAGGGGCAGGAGCATCGCCCACTACACGCCCATGACGGAGAATGTAAGTGCCACATCCGCATTTCCCCAACCCCTCTTGTACTTTTAGGGGTCATATAAATCAGCCCTTCGCTGGGGTAGAGAGTGGAGGCGGACACATAATTTTCCAAACGAGTTGCGGTTTTGAATTTTCAATTAAGACTGAAGAGACGAGTGTCGCCATCGGCCATCGGCCAACGGTGTTGCATGTTACATTTTGCATGCATAAATTAAGCCAACGAAATGCATTGTCACTCAACCGGCACTACGGCTACCTGCTCCTGCTCATCCGTGTCCTTCTTTGCTTTTCCAGGACTACGGAACACTGTTGTGTTGGGCCACCAACGAGATTGGCGATCAAAGCGACCCCTGCGTGTACACAATAGTCCCTGCAGGTGAGTGTTGCATCCCTCTTCTTGGGGCACGGGGGTAAGGGAGTGCCATCCGCATTTCATTTTGGTTCTGTTTTTGCTTATGCTTTTGTTATTCCTGGGGGGATGACTCCCTTCTGTGCTTATTTGCCGATGACTTTTGCACTTTTGGCCATTTTGGAACTCCGTCCGGGATTAGACGGGAGCTGTGGCATATTGATTCTCGAGGCTTCAAAGCAGAAATATTGGGGGATATGCAATTTGCTGGCTCGTTGTTGATCTCCTATGCTATGCTGTGTGTCTCAGCAAGAATAATGGAAATAATCGAAATAATCGTTGGAttttctgctctcttttttctttctgtgtgtgttttcccCGTCATAGGCGAACCGGATCCGTTGCTAAATTGCACGGTACTCAATCAGACATCGACGGGCTTCCAAATCGAGTGCATCGAGGGCTTTGACGGTGGTCTGCAGCAGGACTTTATAATGGAGGTTTATGTGAATGGAACGACACGCAATCCAAAAGTTTCCCGACCAAAGTGAGTGGAGCAAATTTTAAAGGAAGAAGGAAGAAAGCAGAGAGAGAAGGAGGCATGGAGATGTGCATAGAGACATCGAAATGGACACAGAGCAATCAGAATCACACGCCGTGTGACTTTTGCATTACAACAAACCCAACGATGCGTGGCATTGGGCAGTGGGATGCTCTGGACATGACCATGTCCCATGAACCATTTCCCATTTCCTCTTTTCGAATGTGCATTTCCATGTGATGCCTCTTGGCTCTTGCCTCATGGCTCTTGGCTTTTTTTTGTGGTTATCGATTCGATTCCCCTTCCACGTTTTGCAGCCGACCGTACTTCGAGGTGAGCGGCCTAGTGCCCGGCATGGGCTACAATGTCTTCCTCATCGCCCAAAACAGCAAGGGACGGAGCAATGCGACCATTTTGCAGGTCTACACACTGAAGGATCCCGAAAAGCAGACGGGTGAGTGTCCTTAGGCAGGATCCTGGGTCCCCGCATTTGTCATTTCCCAAGGGGGAAATGGAACCAAAATTGAACCACAACTCGTGTGATGCGGGACTGTGTTTCTCTGTCTTCCGTTTCGTTTCGGCGAAGTGCCCTACGTACGTTTGAAAATTTTCTGCATGTCCTGAGTtccggctgctggctgctggttCGTTTTCTGGGTCCTGTTCTGCCTATAAATTAATTGACGCTGGTTTTGCATTTACTGCTCTTTCATTTGTCTTTTAATTTGCTTTAAATTCCCTCACTTCCGCCTTTGACACTGTTTTCTTTCCCTTTTTTGCTTTACGCTTTACgctttgttcttttttttattttttctttttctttatGTCTTCTTCTTCCTTTTCCCTATTTTGGCTTATTCTGTGGCATGCTTTCCAGTCAGAATCACATTTACAAAGTTCTATCAGGGTCGCAGGCCCACAACCACCGCGATGGCCACCACCAGCGACTGCATATGCGATGAGGAGGAGTTCCTTGGAGTGGGGAAGGGCAAGGGCTTGGGCCACGATGCGGGCACTGCAGTGCAGGAGCAGGATGAGGAGCAGGCAGAAGGTAGCGGTGGCACCTATTTCtcaattatattttattaaatcTAATTTctgttattatttgtattattttgaCTTTATTCAGTAGTTTTATTAATTTCTTGTATGTATATTTCTTAtcattatttatttgaatatatttttattttactgCACTTTTATAATATGCAATTTTTTATAGTTTTTTACTTTTGAATATTGAATATTGCTTTCTTGAGTATTTTTCCTCTGcatggaatctgtataattttcatttaaacacacacacataaatcCGGTGTTGAAGCGGgttttattattttctttACCGCATCATTCCACTTTCCGTATCGTTCCGTCCATTGTTTTTTCCATCTAGAAATGCTTCACATTCCAACACTGGAAGTGGACAGGAGGGACTGTGGGACACCGAGACACAAATTAGTAACCTTAACACTGGTGGGGCTTACAGTGGACCCTCATACGAGAGTAGGGCACACATGCAGCTCATTAAAGCGACACTAAATTTGAGGCACGTGCGGCTGGAACTGGCAACAACAGATATCTATATGCGGCAGAGCCAAAGGAAGAGCCAGGAACCAAGAATGGAATGTAGTTAGCAGCTCATAAAACAATGCCAGGACGAAggggcagagacagagagagaggcagggaCAGACATAGGAAAACAAGAAAGAACAACATTAGTGCCCGAAGCTGAAGATACTCTACTTCTATTAGCATATTAGCATACGAATAGATATACCCCTTAGAGATGTAACATGCCTCACAAACAGTTCGAAAATAGTGTTATAGCCTTTCTGAAAGAGCACTCCAGCAGGAGAGGAAAAGGAAAGAGTGTTCCGAGGGAGGGAGCACAACAATATAAAGAAATATGTATCCCGCGCTCATCCTACCATCTCTGGGGATCTCTTTCGCCCTCTTTTTTTCTCTCTTCCATTTTATCGCACACCCGCACCGCAGACCTGTCGCTGGCCTATGCACCCGTCATCGAGGACATCCGGCCTTTCCTGGGCATCCTAGCGGGCATTGTGGGCAGCGTGTTCCTGGTGGCACTCATCATTGTGATTGTGGTGCGAGTGCGCGGTTCAACGGGACGCGATCGCAATAATTACTCGCATCCAGGcagcggaggaggaggtggcACTGGCAGTGGCGCTACTGGCAGTGGCGGAATCGGAGGTCCTGGTGGCACCCCCgccaatggcaatggcagtcTGGGCCTCCTCGCGAGCAACAATAATGGAAGTCTGGGCATCGGCGGCACCCTTGCGCACAATGGCGGACAATCAGTGCAGGATATGCATCGCATCGGCAGGGAAACCTGCCACGTGACGAGCAGTCTGGATAGCATTGACAAGAATCCGGACATCATACCGCAAGGTGGGTTGGGTGAGTTCCACAGGTGCCCTGTGCCCCCATCGTCAATGGTCTCTAGccttttttctctctctctctcttgtctCTCTCCCATCCCATTTCTCTTGCAACAGATGGCCACGACGTGGACGATGAGTGGACAACGAAGGGTCACAGTCGCGCCTATGCCACGGCTGCCCTGGCCGAACAGAACGCCGTCATTACCTCCAGCACCTATGATCACCTGATGCCCACGTATGCGGTGGTCGACAAGAAGACCGGGGGCCCGCCTCCCGGCCATGGCCCCTATATACAGTATAATTCGCTTATACCCGTTAGCAAAATGGGCGCTTACGCCaatcaacatcagcagcagcaacagcagcatccacatccGCACCAGCATCAGCACCAGCTTCAGGGAGTGCCACACCAACAGAAGGTACGAGCCCACGAGCCCCTAATCCGCTCTTAGTCGGCGGACAAACATTTAACCTTTTAACCCGTACCACATGTGGCAGAGACTCATCTTAATTTATGACCCAATGAACAGCACAGGTTGGAACCCATCCCTCTCCTAAGGAGGGGTTGGGGTTTGGTATCGGGTCTCGGGTTAAGTGGTTTTTATAGCCAGTTTATTGTTTAAGCCACAATTGATGGGCAGCCGAATTCAATGGCATGCTTTGCTGATTGAAGTTGCCCCAAAAAACACTGAAAGAACTAGGTTTCATTGGAAATTAATGGCTTCTAGGGATAGCAAAATGTATATTTATCAGTATGTATTTTCTATATATATTTCTCTTTAGAAGCTGCTGTCATTTCAATGGCAGAACGCAGAAGAAATATTTCCAACGAACCTTGAAGAAATGCTCCCTGAAGGTCGCCCAGCGAaaagacaacaacaaaataatattcagagaaacagagagaagtagagaaaaagagagcGAAAAAACTATAATTTGAAAATCATTTAAGTAGAAATTTCTACTCTGTATGTAAGGCCCCGCCCACACTTACACGCCCAGTGGGAGCTTCCAagtcagcagcagctccaggaGCAAGAGCCACAGCTGCAGCAatataaattttccatttgcgaatttaataaaaataagtTGCAGGCGGACAGCAGAAGCAgtagaggcagcagcagcaacggacTCCAAAGCAGAAATGGGTACAAGGAAAACCAGAGAAAACGCTAAGGAGCCAAAGGATGCGCGCATCCTGATGTGCCTTGTGTGTAGCTCTGGCTCCGGTCTGGCCCTGGGTCTGGTTTAGCTGCTTCTGCACCAAAATGCAATAAGCGGCCAAGTGTTGAGGTTGGAAAGGAAAGTATGGGATGGCAGGACTTGGACCTGCGAATGTGGCAAGGGAAAGCCAGGAGTAGGAGTGGGAGTGAGAGTGGGGACAATGTTGGTTAGCTGTTGAAGGCAGACACATTACAAACAGGCGCTGCATATGGGGCGTTTCCCCGGAAAAACACTGCCAAACATCACTTCAAGTGAAGCCGATCGAAAACTTTAGTAATTATCTTTTAAAGCCAAAAGCAGGAAAGCGGGAAAGTGGGAATCCAATGCTGCGGACAGTCGTATTGATACGAGACCTTACCACCTGACAATTATCCAACTGATTGACGTTCCACACGAACTCGTATCTCAATCTATATCTATATCCTCTCGTTTTTTCAGACTGAACTAAGCTACAGCGATTTGACAGCTCCGATGGTGGGCAGTGCCGTGGGCGTCCAGCGTTTGGCACCGTACTGCAGCGCCACATTGGGCAGGCCAGGCCGGGGTCAGACGGAGCTGAAGCGGGCCGAACCGAATATCTACTCGCAGGTAAATGTCATGATGGATGATGAGATACTGGCCGACCTCCAGGCGGCCACAGCGACCGGTGGCAGCTATGTGGCCGGGGCTGTGGTGGACAATGTGGGCGGCCGTGGTGGCGCCTCCTGCTCCTCGGCTCTCTACCTACAAGGCTATGCCACGCGTGTGTAAGGGTTAGAGGGGGATCTGCCTCTTAAAtgatatgtttttttttgttttgatttttgtGTGTATTTTCGTTTAATAAACTTGAAGAGACCCTGGGACTCAAGTGTGTTTCCGTTTTAGTTCGGTTGCTGTGGCAAGTGCAAGCTGAAGCTGCAGCTGCAAGTGCGAGGACTTTTAATTACTTTTTACACAAAAGAGTCATAAGAAGAGAAAGGACCCTTCGGAAATCCATCAGATGCAACCCGAGACTGTGGCACAGACAGAGACACTCGTGGCAAATCAATAGAACGACAGCTGACACATGCCCCAAAGAGAGAAAAAAGAGAATGCaatgccagcagcagcagcatcagaaatattcctgaAAATTACGCATACGCACGGGTGTACGATACGGAATTGAAGAGAAGGCAAAGGAGGATTCTGTTAAATGCAGAGTGATTCTGTTCAGGAGCTTAGGAGTACAAAGGCAGAAGCTGTAATTCTGACAGATCTGTCAGATGATGAATGGGTAGGAACTAAACAGTTTAGAGCTTGAGGTATCTGTACGTTTATTTTTGTGTGCCTGAAACTCTCCGCAAGTTATGTTCCAATTGTCCAGCAAGGTTTTACAGAATATTCTTTGTCCTGTTTTCCTTCTTTCCTGCTTCCCCAGCTCACCCTACAATTATCGTAATGACTCAAATTATGGCCACAAGGTTCAATTGGCAGCACATGCACTTAAGTGGAACTTTCAGACATGGACCCGCAACAGGAGCACTACAGAACCTGCGAGGGTACAACAGTCCTGGGCCAACCATTTCCACCTAATGACATTGTTTGGCTTTATTGTCATTTATTGGAGAGTTTTACACGACATGCAGGAGTTTTGCCAACAGCAGCTTCCAACCACCCCCTTTCTGCTGTTGGCCGTTTGATTTTGACCCTTATTTTTATTGGCAATTATTTTAAATTCGATTAGGTAGTCTGTTGGTTCTGTTGGGTTAGAGTTTTGAGCACAGATTACTTTGTCATTAAAAGTGTGTGTAACCAGAAATTTAGTTAAAATTAACTTAAAGTTGAATGTTTGGCAGGAAAACCTATTTATAGGGAAATATTGAAATATGTAATCGATATGTACAGAAATGGAAACCTCGTTCGATATACAACAAAAATTGGCCAGATTATATAGAATAACTAGGTCTATAAGAGGTTTAGTTTCGAAATATCCTttaagtgcaacaaactataaTCATAGTTATTAATGATGCTGCAATTTTTTTCAAGTTCAATCCAATGAATGAGCAAATCTAGACCAAAGATATACCGTAATCGAACCGTCTACAATGTATTGCCTGTCGATTTTGTCTCAAATGCTTACCAATTTGGCCAACAACTTGTTCGGCCTTCATTAATTTCATTAAAAGCCATCCCATCGAGAGCGTTCAGGGAAGGACATAAAAGCAAGCCGTATGgcaatattttattattattattgtagTACCTTGCCGCACACAGGGAGGCAGGGTCAGAGGGGCACCACCGCAGAGTTGACGCTGGCCACAATATTGTATATGCGTGTGGCTAGCCACACACAGGAGTAAACAGCGAAGCAGAGGACTCCGCGAGAGTGGGCTTCGCTTTTCATTTCACCCCGTGACTAACCCTTGGGCCATATGTATATGAATCATCACATGACTAAAACCTCATTACCACTCTCTCCACACCACTCTCCTGCCCACACAGATCGATCTGGCACACCATCCCATGCCCATGTACTCCACCAGCCCGATGTTCGCCACGAACAGCACCATCACCGGAGTCACCATGTCACATCCATCACAAATGGCCACCTTCTCGccgacgccgccgccgcccatCTTCACACACAGCGTGATGACCGCCACTGGCGAAGGTGGACTTCTCCAACCGGTAACCTGCATGGGTCTTGTGGCAGCCACATCTTCGGGAGCGggacaacagcaacatcacCAGCACCAGACAACGCCAAATAACGGAAACGGAAGCATTGTCGGCGTCAATGTGGGCATGAGCCTTTATGGCAGCGATGTGGTAAGTGGCAGTTTGATGTACTCGTACTCTCGGAACCTGTCCAGGACTCCTTGCTGCTCCTTCCCCGGCTTCCCGCCCCTTGATGATAGCAGCACTCTCTCTTAATGTCCAAAACGTTGAAAGCATCAATATGCAAAGTGGATTTTCGGTGGCAAGGATTTTGAAGCAGGAAGCAGCAAGCAGGAAAGCATTTATCTTTGGCCCGATTTTGTTTTCGTTCTTTCGCCTTATAAATGGGGCAGCCGCTGGGGCAGAAAATGGCTTTTTGCGGTTCGCCTGATAAAAACCTGGCTAATAGAAAGGGCAGGGGAAAATAAAGGGTACTCGTATTCCCCTCTCAGATTATTTTCATTCCTTCCCACCAAACCCAAAAGTCCCATACAACTCCACTTTGTCTCCCGGTATATCTTCCATTACAATCGATTGGCCAGTGGAAGTCCAGTGGCCCTCGAGAGCAGAGCATCGGCAGGCGCCCATCGATCAACAGATGACTCAAATTCCAGGATTCATCCGCTCATCCACTCCCTGACAATGCAATTTTCTGGCAATCCATAACCCTTGATCCCCTTTTGCACAGACAACTTGAAACTCTGTCGAAAAAAGAACCGACGAAAATTCATTCATTCGGGGTTCCGAGTGCGGTAAATGACCTCGGAATGTGCCACAGAAATGACAGCCGcagaacaataaaaaaaatataataataataacagaAAA
It encodes the following:
- the LOC108160840 gene encoding uncharacterized protein LOC108160840 isoform X6, encoding MGQASLFCCHCCCLLVCLILSTLNGPAAGATRVRVSSSTTMTRNIEEENGPPVLSESIMGTVGQLPCNVTPPIYEDRVALVIWYKVGLKTPIYSVDTRDSNLALGTHWSDETYRERLSFHVEGRAGTLSIKSTTEDDTGEYRCRVDFQKSPTRNSKVNLTVIIPPESVIILDSKGATIKDHTLGPYNEGSAINITCVAIGGRPQPRVTWLHGNTIYKNASVGHSLSERRVGNILSLARLERRNLHMQLTCRAENNNLTTPIISSVVLDMNLRPLIVKLQGENRPLSAGNSYQLSCVVIGARPAPTITWWKGSSPMKSTHEIANPDGNMTTSVLTFTPTIDDRGKFLSCRAEQSMIPESGMEDGWKLDIYHIPVVSLELGTNSLNATLREGIDVFFECNIKSNPWIYKVSWRHNGAILANNPAEGIAVSNQSLVLQNASRARSGIYTCVGSNREGDGESNSVQLDIRFAPVCRGGQRTTYSSGRHETVKVACEIDANPMEATYVWKFNASQGETVDIPASQVAVDRGRSIAHYTPMTENDYGTLLCWATNEIGDQSDPCVYTIVPAGEPDPLLNCTVLNQTSTGFQIECIEGFDGGLQQDFIMEVYVNGTTRNPKVSRPNRPYFEVSGLVPGMGYNVFLIAQNSKGRSNATILQVYTLKDPEKQTDLSLAYAPVIEDIRPFLGILAGIVGSVFLVALIIVIVVRVRGSTGRDRNNYSHPGSGGGGGTGSGATGSGGIGGPGGTPANGNGSLGLLASNNNGSLGIGGTLAHNGGQSVQDMHRIGRETCHVTSSLDSIDKNPDIIPQGGLDGHDVDDEWTTKGHSRAYATAALAEQNAVITSSTYDHLMPTYAVVDKKTGGPPPGHGPYIQYNSLIPVSKMGAYANQHQQQQQQHPHPHQHQHQLQGVPHQQKTELSYSDLTAPMVGSAVGVQRLAPYCSATLGRPGRGQTELKRAEPNIYSQIDLAHHPMPMYSTSPMFATNSTITGVTMSHPSQMATFSPTPPPPIFTHSVMTATGEGGLLQPVTCMGLVAATSSGAGQQQHHQHQTTPNNGNGSIVGVNVGMSLYGSDVGKPQLLKTVPEEMHHQLNGEDVLIAQDRNHGTGTRF